CTGATCCAGCGTCTTGCCGGCCCAGGTCTATTTCGGGCCCCGGCCCAACTCCACCAAGGTTGGAGTGAACAGAATGCCCGAAGGGTTGGTGGGCGGGCCTTGGAAAACGAAGTTCTTCTCGACGTCGAAGTCCACGAGTAGCACCATCAGCTGCCCTTCCATCACGTTGACCGGCTCGGAGAGCTGCACGTTGATCCCGGACTCCGATCCGCTGGGCACGCGCAACGAAGCCTCGGTGCTCCCGTCACGAAGTGTGAACCCCTCGATGAACGTGACGCGTGCGCTATCCACCACGAGACGGAGTTGGGTGTAAACCCCGGCATCGACCATCACGGGATCGGTGA
This window of the Gemmatimonadota bacterium genome carries:
- a CDS encoding DUF4382 domain-containing protein, coding for MVAQTFGRRLCLAIVPVGILSTFACGDGSIQQVGEPALIQIQLTDAPADQLASAEVWISRVFLQGGGGGGGPVDLFNDPENPRHYDLLDLRDGVVADLTDPVMVDAGVYTQLRLVVDSARVTFIEGFTLRDGSTEASLRVPSGSESGINVQLSEPVNVMEGQLMVLLVDFDVEKNFVFQGPPTNPSGILFTPTLVELGRGPK